A window of Penaeus vannamei isolate JL-2024 unplaced genomic scaffold, ASM4276789v1 unanchor359, whole genome shotgun sequence contains these coding sequences:
- the eIF3k gene encoding eukaryotic translation initiation factor 3 subunit K has product MAEQAEAMRATVASMLRGIERYNPENISTLERYVELQARENTYDLEANLALLKLYQFNPGTYQLGVACQILMKALTNLPHTDFVLCKCLLGQDQMEDDNIKRIMYLHDLLEMCQFSTFWEEKHQYADLVTGVKDFSDSIRKYICHVIGITYQHIEKHVLAQLLGNIDEQTLQVWMNKYGWKEVESNLVLIANQEETVKTKNITEKIEFDSVAGIMAACR; this is encoded by the exons atACAACCCTGAAAACATCTCAACCCTGGAAAGATATGTAGAGCTGCAGGCACGCGAGAACACCTACGACCTGGAGGCGAACCTGGCTCTGCTGAAGCTATACCAGTTCAACCCCGGCACCTACCAGCTGGGCGTCGCCTGTCAGATCCTCATGAAGGCCCTCACCAACCTGCCCCACACAGACTTCGTTCTGTGCAAGTGCCTCCTAGGCCAGGACCAG ATGGAAGATGATAACATTAAGCGCATCATGTACCTCCACGACTTGCTGGAGATGTGTCAGTTCAGCACTTTCTGGGAAGAGAAGCACCAGTATGCTGATCTG GTCACTGGAGTAAAGGACTTTAGCGACAGCATACGCAAGTACATCTGCCACGTCATCGGCATAACATACCAGCACATTGAGAAACACGTCCTGGCCCAGCTACTTGGCAATATTGATG AACAAACTCTCCAGGTTTGGATGAATAAGTACGGCTGGAAGGAGGTCGAAAGCAACCTGGTGCTCATTGCCAATCAAGAAGAGACAGTCAAGACCAAGAACATTACTGAAAAGATCGAGTTCGATTCTGTGGCTGGCATTATGGCCGCCTGTAgataa